In Plasmodium malariae genome assembly, chromosome: 11, the following proteins share a genomic window:
- the PmUG01_11040200 gene encoding MEI2-like RNA-binding protein, putative, producing MNVHLRGPSLTEEAVNKNIKNKRTVHIKNTYISPYVLYNKKGNDNNNSRLEYLNKIFTNDKDDSVFIKGKNNYISTMDNNSHEKRILRYALFNEINLKLLKTKDERCELNTITTMIHMNSDNNSDKENEMIINEHVDLLENKNIKKVSTTINSSNILNSEKMKNALKSNALFFTKCSSNHKLVSNPYFNKKDYEEKQNGPNTLRPITPNSTYIDYLNRGDKSNANVKDELGSSSKYIVSGSSGACATSSSSGIGSSNHCIFNDSIVNNVIYKCEDSIPLGTILNIHNLDNNNSNVLTTVMLRNIPNKYTQNMLMDVMNKHFKGLYDFFYLPIDFRNKCNVGYAFINFIHPHYAELFIKFFNNYKLNAFKSNKVCTVTWGRVQGLKANIEHYRNSAIMTIPIPQYKPMLFQNGISVSWPDSDGPLPAIKLRSQKY from the coding sequence atgaatgttCACCTTAGAGGACCATCGTTGACAGAAGAAgctgttaataaaaatataaaaaataaaagaacagTTCACATaaaaaacacatatatatccCCTTATGTTCTGtacaataaaaaaggtaATGACAACAATAACAGCCGGTTAGAATATTTGAATAAGATATTTACAAATGATAAAGATGATAGTGTATTtataaagggaaaaaataattatattagtaCTATGGACAATAATAGtcatgaaaaaagaatattaagatatgctttatttaatgaaatcaATTTAAAATTGCTTAAGACCAAAGATGAAAGATGTGAATTAAATACAATAACAACCATGATACACATGAATTCGGATAATAATAGtgataaagaaaatgaaatgataataaatgaacatgTGGATTTACTGGAAAATAAGaacattaaaaaagttaGTACTACTattaatagtagtaatattttgaatagtgaaaaaatgaaaaatgctCTAAAATCAAATGCCCTATTTTTTACCAAATGTAGTAGTAATCATAAATTGGTAAGCAACCcttattttaacaaaaaagatTACGAAGAAAAACAGAACGGTCCTAATACTCTAAGACCTATTACACCTAACAGTACGTATATAGATTATCTAAATCGAGGAGATAAGAGCAATGCCAATGTAAAGGATGAACTAGGGTCTAGCAGTAAATATATCGTTAGTGGTAGCAGCGGTGCATGCGCCACTAGTAGCAGTAGTGGTATAGGTAGTAGTAACCACTGTATTTTTAACGACAGTATTGTGAacaatgttatatataaatgtgaaGATAGTATACCCCTTGGTACTATactaaatattcataatttagataataacaatagtaatgTGCTAACAACAGTCATGCTAAGAAATATACCTAACAAGTATACTCAAAATATGTTAATGGACGTTATGAATAAGCATTTTAAAGGcttatatgattttttttatttaccaATTGATTTCCGAAACAAATGTAATGTTGGATAtgcatttattaattttatacacCCCCATTATGCTGAActgtttataaaattttttaataattacaaGCTAAATGCTTTTAAAAGCAATAAAGTTTGCACAGTTACATGGGGAAGAGTACAAGGTCTAAAAGCAAATATTGAGCATTACAGAAATTCCGCAATTATGACTATACCAATACCTCAATACAAACCCATGCTTTTTCAAAACGGCATATCCGTTTCATGGCCTGATTCGGATGGTCCTCTTCCAGCTATTAAATTGAGGTCCCAAAAGTATTAA
- the SOD2 gene encoding superoxide dismutase [Fe], putative: MIHSSSESHFGLLFTLEGIHGLKSTCKLNYITINAFLPVTKNSNNISNNRNNNIRNTNNDNSNISNNDNNKYFSKLDESLYEEWGVKLLWNSKPFSLMKLPFNPQKMDPFLSEEAIKYHYSKHHATYVKNLNNLTEQHNELRNLTLEEVIEKYTGPIYNNAAQTFNHNLFWLGLKEEGGGKPYGEIKNKIEDSFTSFENFKEVFLKEASGHFGSGWVWLIIKDKKLKIYQGHDADNPIKNNIGRPILTLDVWEHAYYVDYKNSRVDYIKEWFNKINWDFANYNLSIIN, from the exons ATGATACACAGTTCCAGTGAATCACATTTCGGTCTTTTGTTTACCTTAGAAG GTATTCATGGGTTGAAAAGTACATGCAAATTAAATTACATAACCATTAACGCTTTCTTACCCGTAACTAAGAATAGCAATAATATTAgcaataatagaaataataatattagaaataccaataatgataatagtaatattagtaataatgaCAACAATAAATACTTTTCTAAGTTGGATGAAAGTCTGTATGAAGAATGGGGAGTCAAATTATTGTGGAACTCGAAACCTTTCTCCTTAATGAAACTACCATTT aacCCTCAAAAGATGGACCCCTTTTTAAGTGAAGAGGCAATTAAATATCACTACAGCAAACATCATGCTACATATGTGAAGAATTTAAATA ATTTAACTGAACAACACAACGAACTGAGAAACTTAACTTTAGAGG aagtaatagaaaaatacaCAGGCCCTATTTACAACAATGCTG CCCAAACTTTtaatcataatttattttggtTGGGACTGAAAGAAGAGGGTGGAGGAAAACCATATggtgaaataaaaaacaaaattgagGACTCCTTTACCTCTTTTGAAAACTTCAAGGAAGTGTTTTTGAAGGAAGCGTCAG GTCACTTTGGAAGTGGCTGGGTATggttaataataaaagacaaaaaattaaaaatttatcaagGGCATGATGCGGATAACCctataaagaataatatcGGACGACCAATTCTGACCTTAG ATGTATGGGAGCATGCATACTATGTCGACTACAAAAATTCCAGAGTTGATTACATAAAAG agtggtttaataaaataaactgGGATTTTGCCAATTACAATTTGTCTATCATAAACTGA
- the PmUG01_11040300 gene encoding EGF-like membrane protein, putative, with translation MVVLSPFIVRLLHILFLLNKLPISFCINCNDKHKCKNGCYVLDDNKYVCLCNENEKGIYCTEKWNVCDKDCNIMGMDSSCSIALCKTGSCIPTEKRPFYKCECGAFFKGKNCEIENNPCSFPETNPCLNGTCIFIIKLNRIICKCNNGWTQRDKQNSSLLTWGNQQVEVPPPCDEQIRRGLSKYAVYHTPATYAIWWLIYIISVLILFLCCCNVCFNFLSNSLMSYFTGFNSKKKE, from the exons ATGGTCGTGCTTTCTCCTTTCATTGTGAGactattacatattttgtttttgctCAATAAACTCCCTATTTCCTTTTGCATAAACTGCAATGATAAacataaatgcaaaaatggGTGTTACGTGTTAGACGATAATAAGTATGTATGCTTAtgtaatgaaaatgaaaaaggaatatacTGTACGGAAAAATGGAACGTTTGCGACAAGGATTGCAATATAATGGGAATGGACTCATCTTGTTCTATTGCCTTATGTAAAACAG gGTCTTGCATACCGACTGAGAAAAGACCATTTTACAAGTGCGAGTGCGGTGCCTTCTTTAAGGGGAAAAATTGTGAAATTGAAAATAACCCTTGTTCCTTTCCAGAAACAAATCCCTGCTTAAATGGTACTTGCAtctttattataaaactTAATAGAATTATCTGTAAATGTAATAACGGGTGGACTCAAAGGGACAAACAAAACTCGAGTTTGCTGACCTGGGGAAACCAACAGGTTGAAGTGCCACCACCATGCGAcg AGCAAATTAGAAGGGGGTTGTCGAAATACGCTGTTTATCACACGCCAg CGACATACGCCATATGGTGgctcatttatattataagcGTCTTGATCCTATTCTTATGCTGCTGTAATGTgtgttttaattttctttcaaATTCATTGATGAGCTATTTTACTGGGTTtaacagtaaaaaaaaggagtag
- the SUV3 gene encoding ATP-dependent RNA helicase SUV3, putative: MLRCFNKFHFNCARDINSKHRGIINCMKGLMNYAGQANEYFEKINEEYKNAQRLIPLNENETLKIRNLLIKITNEKGLLNKIAQLYSIPLFFLMDNDVRNNFLKCLSEDTTHSYELRELLMNEFNSEGGNNNYNNFYIKNNSVLKNGTEMESLECKKDDIIKKEEIRYGKIFTIFQNFIKKYYYKQWIFYEHVRKICDFTEVNEFIKKRKTTRKLYLYVGPTNSGKTYEAFTKLIQSKNGLYCAPLRLLAWEIHKKLIKLNKVVNLLTGQEIAKKKDNSHTVCTIEMTPLNKNYDCAIIDEIQMINDSIRGYAWTNVLINLKCEKIYLCGSEYIVHLIKNLSDILNDQLIIKRFNRLTKLELQEHTENLENLKTGDCIITFSRSNIMLLKKKCEQLKKRVFIIYGSLPPETKKKQIELFNNYCNLGKEDKEVGNSSMDTRITTLNGRNKDMLNEKDYSDKETILIATDVIGMGLNISIKRILFYSLKKYDGDNLRYLSISEILQISGRAGRYDEKCTEKIVGYITCVHLEDLNMLRNIFKNRNLCHLTGNEQVERRKNISTVDRTEFSNEINEDFSQPYKYIYNGTCTYLSSVLNIVCRQNNHELCTSSVTSVSNGRMKHDAPAKVRIESNTNDDNRDYAANNYDNVANNYDGDTNYDGRSFLHKNERSVPLRAGYFPDFGTIENLGRILEYEHKANIQLHEILEILVDYLKLNDYFFLTKNYNQMIFIAKFLKHINMEKRILFIYTLAPININNVIILNVMKTFSMCHSILGYVDFFECVDRDVLPTLSEEQNFKSETNHYDEDMMGKVPLLVGNDTIVNNSTVLVDTDSENVNINQISIECIRSKRISSERVSSERIISKRISSEHVISEHIYNDHIKNEQINNCNNPHNNLPAFGVRFPLNTPSKDGQPLSSCSSGDNYYTNIGFDEYTKVLEVYYEIIDLFCWLHTKFPNIYKNINLVNDEKNKVSTEIIHMLTKC, translated from the coding sequence ATGCTAAGATGTTTTAACAAATTTCACTTCAACTGTGCAAGAGATATTAACAGCAAACATCGGGGGATCATTAACTGTATGAAGGGGCTTATGAATTATGCTGGGCAAGCGAAcgaatattttgaaaaaataaacgaGGAGTACAAAAATGCACAACGGCTTATTCcgttaaatgaaaatgagacattaaaaataagaaatttgttaattaaaattacaaatgaaaaagggTTACTTAACAAAATTGCACAGTTGTATAGcattcctttattttttttaatggaCAATGATGTtcgaaataattttttgaaatgtcTCAGTGAAGATACTACTCATTCCTATGAGTTAAGAGAGTTGCTTATGAACGAATTTAACAGCGAAggtggtaataataattataataacttctatattaaaaataatagtgttttaaaaaatggaacTGAAATGGAAAGTTTAGAATGTAAAAAagatgatataataaaaaaggaggaaattcgttatggaaaaattttcaccatttttcaaaattttataaaaaaatactactACAAACAATggattttttatgaacatgtaagaaaaatatgtgaTTTTACAGAAgtaaatgaatttataaaaaaaaggaaaacaacaaggaaattatatttatatgttggTCCAACGAATAGTGGTAAGACATATGAAGCTTTTACCAAATTAATTCAGTCAAAAAATGGGTTATATTGTGCCCCTTTAAGATTGCTAGCATGGgaaatacacaaaaaattaataaaattaaataaagttgtaaatttattaacaGGTCAGGAAAtagccaaaaaaaaagacaattCACATACAGTTTGTACAATTGAAATGACtcctttaaataaaaattatgattgTGCAATTATTGATGAAATTCAAATGATTAATGATAGCATCCGAGGATATGCTTGGACAAATGTAttgataaatttaaaatgtgaaaagatatatttatgtggTAGTGAATATATTGTAcacttaattaaaaatttatctgatatattaaatgatcaattaattataaaacgATTTAATCGATTAACCAAATTGGAGTTACAGGAGCATAcagaaaatttagaaaatctTAAAACAGGTGATTGTATAATAACATTTTCAAGAAGcaatattatgttattaaaaaaaaagtgtgaacaattaaaaaaaagagtttttattatttatgggTCTTTACCCCCAGAAACTAAGAAGAAACAAATAGAGTTGTTTAACAATTATTGTAACTTAGGTAAAGAAGATAAGGAAGTAGGAAACAGCTCAATGGATACTAGGATAACTACTTTAAATGGTAGAAATAAAGACATGCTTAATGAAAAAGATTATAGTGATAAGGAAACTATTTTAATTGCTACAGATGTTATAGGTATGGGTCTGAATATTAGCATAAAGaggatattattttattctttgaaaaaatatgatggAGATAATTTAAGGTATTTAAGTATTTCTGAAATTTTGCAAATATCAGGAAGAGCTGGTAGGTATGATGAAAAGTGCACAGAAAAAATAGTTGGTTATATAACTTGTGTGCATTTAGAGGACCTAAACAtgttaagaaatatttttaaaaatagaaatctTTGCCATTTAACTGGGAATGAACAAGTAGAAAGAAGAAAGAATATTTCAACTGTCGATCGTACCGAATTTTCAAACGAGATAAATGAAGATTTTAGCCAAccttacaaatatatttataatggcACGTGCACTTATCTTAGCAGTGTGTTAAACATAGTGTGTCGTCAAAACAACCACGAGTTATGTACTTCCTCTGTAACATCAGTCAGCAACGGGCGTATGAAACATGATGCACCTGCAAAGGTCAGAATTGAATCAAACACAAACGATGATAATAGAGATTATGCTGCTAATAATTACGATAATGTTGCTAATAATTATGATGGTGATACTAATTACGATGGGCGAAGCTTCTTACACAAAAACGAACGTAGCGTACCGTTACGTGCAGGATATTTTCCCGATTTTGGTACTATCGAAAATTTAGGAAGAATATTAGAATATGAACACAAGGCAAACATACAATTACATGAAATATTGGAAATACTAGTTGATTATTTAAAGttaaatgattatttttttttaaccaaaaattataaccaaatgatatttattgctaaatttttaaaacatataaatatggaaaaacgaattttgtttatatataccttAGCTcctattaatataaataatgtaattattttaaatgtaatgaAAACATTTTCTATGTGTCATAGTATACTTGGGTATGTTGATTTTTTTGAATGTGTAGATCGCGATGTCCTACCTACACTATCTGAggaacaaaattttaaaagtgaAACTAATCATTATGATGAAGATATGATGGGAAAGGTACCCTTACTTGTGGGAAACGATACCATTGTCAATAATTCTACTGTTTTGGTCGACACGGATAGCGAAAATGTAAACATCAACCAGATAAGCATCGAATGCATACGAAGTAAACGTATAAGCAGCGAACGTGTAAGCAGCGAACGTATAATAAGTAAACGTATAAGCAGTGAACATGTAATAAGTGAACACATATACAATGATCATATAAagaatgaacaaataaataactgCAACAATCCACATAACAATCTCCCTGCGTTTGGTGTCAGATTCCCATTAAACACGCCCTCAAAAGATGGTCAACCCCTAAGTAGTTGTTCTTCAGGGGATAATTACTATACCAACATAGGTTTTGACGAGTATACCAAAGTATTAGAAGTTTACTATGAAATAATTGATTTATTCTGCTGGTTGCATACAAAATttcctaatatatataaaaatataaatttagtaaacgacgaaaaaaataaagtttctACTGAAATTATTCACATGTTAACAAAATGTTAA
- the PmUG01_11040400 gene encoding ferredoxin--NADP reductase, putative: protein MNFYLVLILAAIIAGAFSNEKNRQNYSRIIKKRNSENRMIKLVLFLYRNTVHKKKKKKFKNWNSKENNICSYIYTVKNPLRCKVVDKVKLVRKNALHDVYNLEINHNGMLQYIEGQSCGIIPYYNQLDELKDKILNEQNCNDSSVNGQNCSDNNVHANTKEGGNIKRKNCARLYSISSSNSQNLSVAIRIHKYVDETDGIKQLKYGYCSEFIENIKKNDNIYLTGPHGNFNLPNDVVEKNVNLILVATGTGISPYISFLKKILGCENTNMNKSSNYNGLIYLFYGVYNEDSILYISELEHFKKVYPHNLHITYIFSVNKNKDGCSFHVQDEIFKRKEEFLHLFNYYKCELYICGHKSIKNKILDILKNDQELDREKRKRIHVEVY from the coding sequence ATGAACTTTTATCTTGTGCTTATACTAGCAGCTATAATAGCTGGGGCGTTTTCAAATGAGAAGAATAGACAAAATTATagtagaataataaaaaaaagaaatagtgAAAATAGGATGATAAAactagtattatttttatatagaaatactgtacataaaaaaaaaaaaaaaaaatttaaaaattggaACAGTAAagagaataatatatgttcCTATATATACACGGTTAAAAATCCATTAAGGTGCAAAGTAGTAGATAAGGTAAAACTAGTGAGAAAAAATGCTTTACATGATGTTTATAATCTCGAAATTAATCATAATGGAATGTTACAGTATATAGAAGGTCAGTCATGCGGAATAATACCATATTACAACCAATTAGATGagttaaaagataaaattttaaatgaacaaaattgTAATGATAGTAGTGTGAATGGACAAAATTGCAGTGATAATAATGTACATGCAAACACTAAGGAAGGGGGGAACATAAAACGAAAGAATTGCGCAAGATTGTATTCAATATCTTCTAGTAATTCACAGAATTTATCTGTAGCTATAAGGATTCATAAATATGTGGATGAAACGGATGgaataaaacaattaaaatatggtTACTGCTCAGAGTTTatagaaaacataaaaaagaatgataatatttatttaactgGACCACAtggaaattttaatttaccaAATGATGTTgttgaaaaaaatgttaactTAATTTTAGTGGCAACTGGAACTGGTATTTCtccatatatttcttttttaaaaaaaatattaggcTGCGAAAATACTAATATGAATAAGAGCTCAAATTATAATggtcttatatatttattttatgggGTATATAATGAAGactctattttatatataagtgaactggaacattttaaaaaagtgtaTCCacataatttacatattacttacattttttctgtaaataaaaataaggatgGATGTTCTTTTCATGTTCAagatgaaatatttaaaaggaaagaaGAGTTTTTGCATCTTTTTAACTATTACAAATGTGagctatatatatgtggacACAAatccataaaaaataaaattttagatattttgaaaaatgatCAGGAGTTGGACAGGGAAAAGAGGAAAAGGATACATGTGGAAGTTTATTAA
- the PmUG01_11040000 gene encoding transcription or splicing factor-like protein, putative, giving the protein MYYDPLVALVNLSPVEKLCDDHSKKKSRWGNILSNTALEDKVVPSKWGAEDYKPYLPLPFVDFPPGLTPSQLDQFLREQRYDELTKKLNKGELEYVDPDIRPASPPPIYDKNGSRINTREARIKNSMIEEHHRLVEYLLKHVKGFVAPPNYKPIKKIRKIEIPMDKYPEYNFMGLIIGPRGCNHKRLEAESGAQISIRGKGTQKEGKKTDHQTDIEANMPKHVHISADTEECVEKAVSLITPLLDPFHPLHEEYKKKGLEQLALVNGINLNQLETQRCSICNSSTHLTFECPENMNLQNFKKPEIKCNLCGDHGHITLDCKLAKQNNFKKNDFDTSNNNIPAPPPGGTPPPPYDKVKNHQFNQTNKYEKIKIDMEYQKMMSELNTDKENSSPQFVESGKKTNEITYGNNSNSGNTNNIISNNTIGNNATSNVSINPSGDFTIPTNSFNNFNDPTIDFLDFNNKFQNSNKNVNNIMPPINSKNMNNPNFIPLGQGNNNSFNDELRAFNSQNFYDPLSKSNRNSNNSNININASMRNANGKNFNSNVNYQSVNNIPLNPPLPMLPNFFNFPFMNNGMMQNGSLPYPNGQQVPSNQQMPIDPLYLQGFQSKHTNFSSSEFIHEDACANASVRIRASLNYVPSIVYWSQIPMNYADDVLAHASAPETNPPPLPSEDTSNQDDVNIT; this is encoded by the exons ATGTATTACGATCCATTGGTAGCCCTTGTTAATTTATCCCCAGTTGAAAAATTATGTGATGATCACTCGAAAAAAAAGTCAAGATGGGGAAACATCTTGTCCAATACCGCTTTAGAAGATAAAGTAGTACCAAGTAAATGGGGAGCAGAGGATTACAAGCCATATCTACCACTACCGTTTGTGGATTTCCCCCCAGGGTTAACCCCATCTCAATTAGACCAATTTTTGAGAGAACAAAGATATGATGAATTGACTAAAAAGTTGAATAAAGGAGAATTAGAATATGTAGATCCAGATATAAGACCAGCCTCTCCTCCACccatatatgataaaaatggtaGTAGAATAAATACAAGAGAAgcaagaattaaaaatagtatgATTGAAGAACATCATAGATTagttgaatatttattaaaacatgTCAAAGGGTTTGTAGCTCCACCAAATTATAaaccaataaaaaaaataagaaaaatagaaataccAATGGATAAATATcctgaatataattttatgggATTAATTATAGGCCCACGTGGTTGTAATCATAAAAGATTAGAAGCAGAAAGTGGTGCACAAATTAGTATAAGAGGTAAAGGTACGCAAAAAGAAGGGAAAAAAACAGATCATCAGACAGATATAGAGGCAAATATGCCGAAACATGTTCATATATCAGCTGATACAGAAGAATGCGTAGAAAAAGCTGTAAGTTTAATAACTCCTTTATTAGACCCATTTCACCCTTTACatgaagaatataaaaaaaaaggattagAACAATTAGCTTTAGTTAATGgtataaatttaaatcaATTAGAAACACAAAGATGTTCAATCTGCAATTCTTCTACTCATTTAACATTTGAGTGCCcagaaaatatgaatttacaaaattttaaaaaaccagaaattaaatgtaatttatGTGGAGATCATGGGCATATAACCCTTGATTGTAAATtagcaaaacaaaataattttaagaaaaatgattTTGATACCTCTAATAATAACATACCTGCACCACCACCTGGTGGTACACCTCCGCCTCCTTATGATAAGGTGAAAAATCATCAATTTAatcaaacaaataaatatgaaaaaattaaaattgataTGGAATATCAAAAAATGATGAGTGAGTTAAACACGGATAAGGAAAATAGCAGTCCCCAATTTGTTGAGTCAGGCAAAAAGACAAATGAAATTACATACGGaaataacagtaacagtgGAAATACTAACAAtattattagtaataatacCATTGGAAATAATGCTACTAGTAACGTTAGCATTAACCCGAGTGGTGATTTTACAATACCAACTAATAGCTTCAACAATTTTAATGATCCAACAATAGACTTCCTAGatttcaataataaatttcaaaacagtaataaaaacgttaataatataatgccACCAATAAacagtaaaaatatgaacaatccaaattttattcctttaGGACAAGGTAATAATAACTCATTTAATGATGAATTAAGAGCGTTTAATtcacaaaatttttatgatcCCCTATCTAAAAGTAATAGAAATAGTAACAACAGTAATATTAACATTAATGCTTCTATGCGAAATGCTAACGGAAAAAATTTCAATTCAAACGTGAACTATCAAAGTGTAAATAATATTCCTTTAAACCCACCTTTGCCAATGTtaccaaatttttttaatttcccaTTTATGAACAACGGAATGATGCAAAATGGTTCCTTGCCCTATCCGAATGGTCAACAGGTTCCATCTAATCAACAAATGCCCATAGACCCGTTATACTTGCAGGGTTTTCAGAGTAAGCATACGAATTTTAGCTCATCTGAGTTCATTCATGAGGATGCCTGCGCCAATGCAAGTGTGCGCATACGTGCAAGCTTAAATTACGTTCCATCGATtgtat attgGTCGCAAATACCTATGAACTATGCAGATGATGTGCTCGCTCATGCGTCAGCCCCGGAAACGAACCCCCCACCACTGCCATCAGAAGATACGAGTAATCAGGATGATGTGAATATCACATAA